Within the Leisingera thetidis genome, the region TGTGCAGGCAGGGCCGCCAAACCGCCGGATCATCCGGCGCCTCGTGTCATCTTTCCCGAAATACACCGGTGTGTATCGGCCGCAAGGCCGGGAGGGGCAGCGCCCCTTCTGCGCCGCCGCGGCACGGCAGGCGGCGCAGCGTTTCCTCTTGCATCCCGCGGCGGCATGCCGCACCGCTTTGGACATGAGCATCGCGACGCCCCAGAACCCGCCGCTGGCCGCTGCCCTGATCCTGGCCGCGACAACTTTCATTGCCGGCACCACGCTGCTGGCCAAGGCATTGGGAACGGATCTGCTGGGCGCACCGCTGCACCCGATGCAGATCAGCCATGGGCGGTTTGTCTTTGCTTTCCTTGCGATTTCAGCAGTGGTGATCGCCCTGCGCCCGCGGTTCACCCGGCCGCATTGGGGGTATCATATCGGCCGCACCTCCTTTGGCTGGGCCGGGGTCACGCTGATGTTTGCCTCGGTGGCCTACATCCCGCTGGCCGATGCCACCGCGATCACCTTTCTGAACCCGGTGTTCGGCATGCTGCTGGCGGTCCCGCTGCTGGGAGAGCGGGTCGGCCCCTGGCGCTGGGGCGCTGCTGCCATTGCGCTGGCAGGCGCCATGGTGCTGCTGCGGCCCGCGCCCGCCAGTTTCCAGCCCGCCGCCATGCTGGCGCTGGGGGCGGCAGCGGTGATGGGGCTGGAGCTGATCTTCATCAAGAAACTGGCGGGCCGCGAGGCGCCCTTGCAGGTGCTGTGGGTCAACAACCTGCTGGGCCTGGGCATCGCCACCTGCGCGGTACTGCCGGTCTGGCAGATGCCCAGCCCCGGCCAATGGGGCGCCTTGGCGGCGCTGGGGCTGCTGATGGCCTGTGCCCAGGCCTGTTTCATCAACGGCATGGCGCGGGCTGACGCGTCTTTCGTGGCGCCATTCAGCTACGCCACGCTGGTCTTTGCCGCGCTTTACGACTTCCTGGGTTTCGGCATCGTGCCCGACGCTGTGTCCTTTCTTGGCGCCTTCATCATCCTGGCGGGGGCTGCCATTCTCGCCTGGCGCGAGGGGCGGCCCGTTCCCCCGGCGGGCCGCGCCGCCGCCGCCGCAAACAATCCCTAGCCGGGCCTCTCGAAAAGTTATTTCCCGCGGCAGGCCCAGCTGCGACCCCGGCGTCGAAAACCGGCATTTTCCGCCTCTCCTGCGCGCCACCCTGCCCGTTGACAGGAGAGGAGCACGCAGATGCACGAGAGGCGAATTCCCGAATGGCTGCGCCATGCGCCAGTGCCTTCGGTCCGGGATTTCGGCATCCTGGCCGGGCTGGAGGCCGTGGTGCGCGGCACTTTGATCTCGGTCTTTCCGCTGGCCATGTACCGCGCCCTGGGCGATGCCGGAATGGTTTCGGCCTCCTATTTCGGGATCGGCATCCTGTCGCTTCTGGCCGGGCTGATGATCCCCGCGCTGATCCGGCTGGTGCCGCGCCGCTGGGCCTATTCGCTGGGGGCGCTGATGTTCGTCGTCTCGGCGGGGTTCGCCATCGAAGGCAGCCCGGCGTCGGTGCTGGCCGCGCTGGCACTGAACACGGTGGCGGCCGTGACCGCCTTCATCTGTTTCAATGCCTATGTGCTTGATTACATCTCCCGGGCCGAACTGGGGCAATGCGAGACCTCGCGGATGTTCTATTCGGCGCTTGGCTGGACCGCAGGGCCGATGGCCGGTGTGCTGCTGCTGGAGGTCTGGCCCCCCGCGCCGTTCCTGATATCCGGCGCTGCCGCATTGGTGATGCTGGCCGCCTTCTGGTGGATGCGGATGGGCAACGGCAAGCAGATTGCCCGCGCCCGCGGCCCCGCCTCGAGCCCGCTGAAATACCTGCCGCGGTTCCTGGACCAGCCGCGGCTGGTCACCGGCTGGCTGTTTGCGGTGATCCGTTCGGCCGGCTGGTGGATCTATGTGGTCTACCTGCCGATCTTTGCCATCGAAAAGGGGCTTGGGCAGGAACTGGGCGGCATCCTGCTGTCAGTGACCAACGGCTGCCTGTTCGCGGCGCCGCTGCTGCAGCGCTGGGTGCAGCGGCATTCGATCCGGCAGGCCGTGCGCACGGGGTTTCTGATTGTCACCCTCTGCTTCGGCGCTGCGGCGGCGCTGCAGGACTGGCCCGCAGTTTCGGTGGGTCTGCTGATGGCGGGGTCGGCGGCGCTGATCCTGCTGGACATCTGCGGCGGGCTGCCATTTCTGATGGCGGTGAAACCCTCCGAGCGCACCGAGATGTCGGCGGTCTATTCCAGCTACCGCGACATCTCCGGCATTGTGACGCCGGGGGCCGCCTGGCTGGTGCTGATGGTGGCGCCGCTGGCCGGGATTTTTGCAGCCGGCGCCGCGGCTGCCGCCTATGCCGCCCTGCTGGCAGGCAAGCTGCACCCGCGGCTGGGACGAGGGAAGACGGCGCCTGCGCCAGTGGAAGATCCCCTGCCCGCCGAGTAGCAGCCTCAGGGTTTCAGCCTCAGGGTTTCAGC harbors:
- a CDS encoding MFS transporter, producing MHERRIPEWLRHAPVPSVRDFGILAGLEAVVRGTLISVFPLAMYRALGDAGMVSASYFGIGILSLLAGLMIPALIRLVPRRWAYSLGALMFVVSAGFAIEGSPASVLAALALNTVAAVTAFICFNAYVLDYISRAELGQCETSRMFYSALGWTAGPMAGVLLLEVWPPAPFLISGAAALVMLAAFWWMRMGNGKQIARARGPASSPLKYLPRFLDQPRLVTGWLFAVIRSAGWWIYVVYLPIFAIEKGLGQELGGILLSVTNGCLFAAPLLQRWVQRHSIRQAVRTGFLIVTLCFGAAAALQDWPAVSVGLLMAGSAALILLDICGGLPFLMAVKPSERTEMSAVYSSYRDISGIVTPGAAWLVLMVAPLAGIFAAGAAAAAYAALLAGKLHPRLGRGKTAPAPVEDPLPAE
- a CDS encoding DMT family transporter, which translates into the protein MSIATPQNPPLAAALILAATTFIAGTTLLAKALGTDLLGAPLHPMQISHGRFVFAFLAISAVVIALRPRFTRPHWGYHIGRTSFGWAGVTLMFASVAYIPLADATAITFLNPVFGMLLAVPLLGERVGPWRWGAAAIALAGAMVLLRPAPASFQPAAMLALGAAAVMGLELIFIKKLAGREAPLQVLWVNNLLGLGIATCAVLPVWQMPSPGQWGALAALGLLMACAQACFINGMARADASFVAPFSYATLVFAALYDFLGFGIVPDAVSFLGAFIILAGAAILAWREGRPVPPAGRAAAAANNP